A window of Pseudomonas guangdongensis contains these coding sequences:
- a CDS encoding efflux RND transporter permease subunit, whose protein sequence is MNLSAPFIVRPVATLLLSLAILLAGVLSFGLLPVAPLPQMDFPVITVQASLPGASPQVMASSVAMPLERSLGTIAGVNQMTSRSSQGSTRIILQFDLDRDINAAAREVQAAINAARTLLPSAMRSMPTYRKVNPSQAPIMVLSLTSTVLDKGRLYDAASTIVAQKLSQVPGVGEVQVGGSSLPAVRVELQPRLLEHYGIALDEVRQALGAANVRGPKGAVEDGSRHWQIASNDQLSRAADYLPLIIRHQDGAAIRLGDIAEVRDAVEDRYNSGFFNDEEAVLLVINRQAGANIIQTIEQIRAELPALRAVLPGSVELQVASDRSPSIRATLHEAERTLLIAVALVILVVLAFLGRPRAALIPALAVPVSLVGSFTAMYLLDFSLNNLSLMALIIATGLVVDDAIVVLENIARHIEAGEKPLPAALKGSKEVGFTLLSMNVSLVAVFLSILFMGGIVERLFREFAITLTVAIVISLLVSLTLTPMLCARWLRPGDTRGRDGRLRRFGARLQERVLAFYRVSLEWSLRHALLTLLGLFATIALNVWLYVNVPKTFFPEQDTGQLVGFIRGDDGLSFQVMQPKMEIFRRAVLEDPAVESVAGFIGGQGGINNAFMLVRLKPVAERDASAQRVAERLRRNLPKVPGGQLFLMPDQDLRFGAREGGSSSYEYVLLASELEALKEWQPKVRDAFKSLPELTDVDAREGAGTQQITLVVDREAAKRLGLEMSTVTALLNNAFSQRQVSTIYESLNQYSVVLEIDPRYAQHPEVLDQVRLIAPDGAQVPLAAFARWERSLAEDRVQHDGAFAAESFSFALAEGVSLDQASAAIDRAMALIDLPTEVQGKLGGTGGVFQDSQNAQPLMILGALLLVYLVLGILYESYIHPLTILSTLPSAGVGALLAIQLTGGQFSLISLLGLFLLIGVVKKNAILMIDLALQLERRERLSPEESIRRACLLRFRPIVMTTLSAILGALPLLVGGAEGAEMRQPLGLTIVGGLVLSQLLTLYTTPVVYLYLDRLRHRVNRWRGRPSDTALEAPL, encoded by the coding sequence ATGAACCTCTCGGCGCCCTTCATCGTCCGCCCGGTGGCCACCCTGCTGCTCAGCCTGGCGATCCTGCTGGCCGGCGTGCTGAGCTTCGGCCTGCTGCCGGTGGCGCCGCTGCCGCAGATGGATTTCCCGGTGATCACCGTGCAGGCCAGCCTGCCCGGCGCCAGCCCGCAGGTGATGGCCTCCAGCGTGGCCATGCCGCTGGAGCGCTCGCTGGGCACCATCGCCGGGGTCAACCAGATGACCAGCCGCAGCAGCCAGGGCTCGACGCGGATCATCCTGCAGTTCGACCTAGACCGCGACATCAACGCCGCCGCCCGCGAGGTGCAGGCGGCGATCAACGCCGCGCGCACCCTGCTGCCCAGCGCCATGCGCAGCATGCCCACCTACCGCAAGGTCAACCCGTCCCAGGCGCCGATCATGGTGCTGTCGCTGACCTCCACGGTGCTCGACAAGGGCCGGCTCTACGACGCCGCCTCGACCATCGTCGCGCAGAAACTTTCCCAGGTGCCGGGGGTCGGCGAGGTGCAGGTCGGCGGCAGTTCGCTGCCGGCGGTGCGCGTCGAGCTGCAGCCGCGCCTGCTGGAGCACTACGGCATCGCCCTCGACGAGGTGCGCCAGGCGCTCGGCGCGGCCAACGTGCGCGGCCCCAAGGGCGCGGTGGAAGACGGCAGCCGCCATTGGCAGATCGCCAGCAACGACCAGCTGTCGCGCGCCGCCGACTACCTGCCGCTGATCATCCGCCACCAGGACGGCGCGGCGATCCGCCTGGGCGACATCGCCGAGGTGCGCGACGCGGTGGAGGACCGCTACAACAGCGGCTTCTTCAACGACGAGGAGGCGGTGCTGCTGGTGATCAACCGCCAGGCCGGCGCCAACATCATCCAGACCATCGAGCAGATCCGCGCCGAGCTGCCGGCGCTGCGCGCGGTGCTGCCGGGCAGCGTCGAGCTGCAGGTGGCCAGCGACCGCTCGCCGTCGATCCGCGCCACCCTGCACGAGGCCGAGCGTACCCTGCTGATTGCCGTGGCGCTGGTGATCCTGGTGGTGCTGGCCTTCCTCGGCCGCCCGCGTGCCGCGCTGATCCCGGCGCTGGCGGTGCCGGTGTCGCTGGTCGGCAGCTTCACTGCCATGTACCTGCTGGATTTCTCGCTGAACAACCTGTCCTTGATGGCGCTGATCATCGCCACCGGGCTGGTGGTGGACGACGCCATCGTCGTGCTGGAGAACATCGCCCGGCACATCGAGGCCGGCGAGAAGCCGCTGCCGGCGGCGCTCAAGGGCTCGAAGGAGGTAGGTTTCACCCTGCTGTCGATGAACGTCTCGCTGGTCGCGGTGTTCCTCTCCATCCTGTTCATGGGCGGCATCGTCGAGCGGCTGTTCCGCGAGTTCGCCATCACCCTGACGGTGGCCATCGTCATCTCCCTGCTGGTCTCGCTGACCCTGACGCCGATGCTCTGCGCCCGCTGGCTGCGTCCCGGCGACACCCGGGGCCGCGACGGTCGGCTGCGGCGTTTCGGCGCGCGGCTGCAGGAGCGGGTGCTGGCCTTCTACCGGGTCAGCCTGGAGTGGTCGCTGCGCCACGCGCTGCTGACCCTGCTGGGCCTCTTCGCCACCATCGCCCTCAACGTCTGGCTGTACGTCAACGTGCCCAAGACCTTCTTCCCCGAGCAGGACACCGGACAGCTGGTCGGCTTCATCCGCGGCGACGACGGACTGTCGTTCCAGGTCATGCAGCCGAAGATGGAAATCTTCCGCCGCGCCGTCCTTGAGGACCCGGCGGTGGAGAGCGTGGCCGGCTTCATCGGCGGCCAGGGCGGGATCAACAACGCCTTCATGCTGGTGCGCCTCAAGCCGGTGGCCGAGCGCGACGCCAGCGCCCAGCGGGTCGCCGAGCGGCTGCGCCGCAACCTGCCCAAGGTGCCGGGCGGACAGCTGTTCCTGATGCCCGACCAGGACCTGCGCTTCGGCGCCCGCGAGGGCGGCAGTTCCAGCTACGAGTACGTGCTGCTGGCCAGCGAACTGGAGGCCCTCAAGGAGTGGCAGCCGAAGGTGCGCGACGCCTTCAAGAGCCTGCCGGAGCTGACCGACGTCGACGCCCGCGAGGGCGCCGGCACCCAGCAGATCACCCTGGTGGTCGACCGCGAGGCGGCCAAGCGCCTGGGGCTGGAGATGAGCACGGTCACCGCGCTGCTCAACAACGCCTTCAGCCAGCGCCAGGTGTCGACCATCTACGAGAGCCTCAACCAGTACAGCGTGGTGCTGGAGATCGACCCGCGCTACGCCCAGCATCCCGAGGTGCTCGACCAGGTGCGGCTGATCGCCCCGGACGGCGCCCAGGTGCCGCTGGCCGCCTTCGCCCGCTGGGAACGCAGCCTGGCCGAGGACCGCGTGCAGCACGACGGCGCCTTCGCCGCCGAGAGCTTCTCCTTCGCCCTGGCCGAGGGCGTGAGCCTGGATCAGGCCAGCGCCGCCATCGACCGCGCCATGGCGCTGATCGACCTGCCCACCGAGGTGCAGGGCAAGCTGGGCGGCACCGGCGGCGTCTTCCAGGACAGCCAGAACGCCCAGCCGCTGATGATCCTCGGCGCGCTGCTGCTGGTCTATCTGGTGCTCGGCATCCTCTACGAGAGCTACATCCACCCGCTGACCATCCTCTCCACCCTGCCATCGGCCGGGGTCGGCGCGCTGCTGGCGATCCAGCTCACCGGCGGGCAGTTCAGCCTGATCTCGCTGCTCGGCCTGTTCCTGTTGATCGGCGTGGTGAAGAAGAACGCCATCCTGATGATCGACCTGGCCCTGCAGCTGGAGCGCCGCGAGCGCCTGAGCCCGGAGGAGTCGATCCGCCGTGCCTGCCTGCTGCGTTTCCGCCCCATCGTGATGACCACCCTGTCGGCGATCCTCGGCGCGCTGCCGCTGCTGGTCGGCGGCGCCGAGGGCGCCGAGATGCGCCAGCCGCTGGGCCTGACCATCGTCGGCGGGCTGGTGCTCAGCCAGTTGCTCACCCTCTACACCACCCCGGTGGTCTACCTGTACCTCGACCGCCTGCGCCACCGCGTCAACCGCTGGCGCGGACGGCCCAGCGATACCGCCCTGGAAGCTCCGCTATGA